One genomic window of Coffea eugenioides isolate CCC68of unplaced genomic scaffold, Ceug_1.0 ScVebR1_992;HRSCAF=1766, whole genome shotgun sequence includes the following:
- the LOC113759205 gene encoding DNA-directed RNA polymerase I subunit 2-like, whose product MSGDDNDNESNYAYGKRTLAPHLLKEKDYSALEELFRHHIESFDHMVEYGIETMLLNIKPVQVFHPLSNQKLRIWFGKPEIFPPQTERQLRTMKDALYPFECRQAKISYTGTFMMDICFQYGDGAVIREKFNFGQFPIMLKSKLCYLRNLPPKKLVSLKEEQSEMGGYFILNGLERVVRLLILPKRNYPTSMVRNSFRERREGYTDKAVVIRCVREDQSAVSLRLYYLSNGSARLAFWIQGREYMLPVGVMLKALADTTDHEIFACLTSCYDDNYDCVKGSVGSQLVGERAKIILDEVQDLSLFTHKQCLQHIGEHFQPVMIGLENESPSVVAAAVLKDYIFVHLDNNHDKFNLLIFMVQKLFSLVDHTSMPDNPDSLQNHEVLLPGHLITIYLK is encoded by the exons ATGAGTGGTGACGATAACGATAACGAGAGTAATTATGCCTATGGCAAGAGGACTCTGGCGCCGCACTTATTGAAGGAGAAAGACTATTCGGCATTGGAGGAGCTGTTTCGCCACCACATCGAGTCTTTCGACCATATGGTTGAATATGGAATCGAGACTATGCTACTCAATATAAAGCCTGTTCAAGTTTTCCACCCGCTTTCCAATCAAAAGCTTAGAA TTTGGTTTGGAAAACCGGAAATATTTCCACCGCAAACTGAACGTCAGTTAAGGACAATGAAGGATGCTTTATATCCATTTGAG TGCAGACAAGCTAAAATATCATATACTGGGACGTTCATGATGGACATCTGCTTTCAATATGGTGATGGAGCTGTCATACGAGAAAAATTCAATTTTGGGCAGTTCCCGATTATGTTGAAG TCAAAACTTTGTTACCTGAGGAATCTTCCTCCCAAAAAACTAGTTTCTCTCAAAGAGGAGCAGTCAGAAATGGGTGG ATACTTCATTTTGAATGGGCTTGAAAGAGTTGTTCGACTTCTGATTTTGCCAAAGCGAAACTAT CCTACGAGTATGGTACGAAATTCATTTCGTGAACGGCGAGAAGGATACACTGATAAAGCTGTTGTCATAAG ATGTGTTAGAGAGGACCAATCAGCAGTGTCACTGAGACTTTATTATCTTAGTAACGGAAGTGCCAGACTTGCCTTCTG GATACAAGGAAGGGAATACATGCTTCCTGTTGGTGTTATGCTAAAG GCATTAGCTGACACCACAGACCATGAAATCTTTGCGTGCTTGACGTCTTGTTATGATGATAATTACGATTGCGTAAAAGGCTCTGTTGGCTCCCAGCTTGTTGGAGAACGAGCAAAAATTATTCTTGATGAGGTTCAGGACCTGTCTCTTTTTACTCATAAACAGTGCCTGCAACACATCG GGGAACACTTTCAACCTGTTATGATTGGACTGGAGAATGAAAGTCCCTCTGTT gTTGCTGCTGCTGTTTTGAAGGACTACATATTTGTTCATCTTGATAACAATCATGACAAATTCAACTTGCTCAT